A segment of the Desulfurobacterium pacificum genome:
CCCGCAAAAAGGGGAATCCTTAAAGGTGATACAACCAACATATTTAACCTTAACGTTATAAAGTACGAGTGGGCACCAAGGCTTTACAGAGTAATGATGGCTAACTTCTGGATACCAGAAACCGTTGACCTGACGCAGGACGTTCAGGATTACAAGGAACTTACAGAAGACGAAAGGCAGGCTTACGATGAAATAATCTCCTTTTTAGTATTTTTAGACTCTATACAGACAAGTAACATCCCAAATATAGCAGCTTACGTAAAAGCACCAGAAATAACGATTGACCTCTCCATTCACGCCTACCAGGAAGCAATTCACTCTCAAAGTTATGGATACACAATAGAATCTGTAGTGCCACCTGAGAAAAGAGAACAGGTTTACTACTGGTGGAAGAAAGACCCAATTCTTTTTGAAAGAAATAAATACATAGCAGACATTTATCAGAAATTCTTAGAAGAGCCAACAATGGAAAACTACGGAGAAGTCTTAATAGGCAACTACCTTCTTGAAGGACTTTATTTCTACAACGGTTTTATGTTCTTCTACAACTTAGCCTCAAGAAACCTCATGCAGGGAACAGCAGACATTATCAGATATATAAATAGAGATGAGTTAACTCACGTTATACTGTTTGAATACTTTATGAAAGACCTGACAGATGAAGGATTTAAAAAGTATTTAACGAAAGACAAAATTTACGAAATGTTTAGAATAGCCGTTGACCAGGAACAACGTTTCAGTAAAAAAGTAATAGGTAACAACATTTTAGGAATGAACGAACAATCAATAGAAGATTACACCTATTACATAGCAAACAAAAGGTTAAAAGCCTTAGGGCTTGAGCCTATTTTCCCTGATAGACCCAACCCCTATGAACACTTAGAAAGAATTGCCGATACGGGCGGAGAAGGCAACGTTAAAGCCAACTTCTTTGAAGCCACAGTAACAAGTTACAACCAGGCATCCGCAGTAGAAGGATGGGATGAGATATAGAATTCCTCATCAAGAAGAGATAATTTCTACAATAGTAAGTAGCTGCAATCCAGAGAAAATAGTTTTGTTCGGCTCAAGGGCAAAAGGAACGAATACTATACATTCTGACATTGACATAGCAATCTATGGAAGTAAGCTCTCGTTCAGAGAAAAAAGAAAACTTAAAGAGCAGGTCAATGAAGTTTCAGGAATCTACACAGTTGACGTTGTGTTCATAGAAGATGTTGATGATATACTTAGGAAAATAATTGAACAACACGGAGTGGTTTTGTGGAAAAAGTAGAAGTTCTTTTATACGTAGAAAAACTTAAGAACGCCGTATCAAGACTGGAAGAAGCAATTAACAGAGTTAAAGATGACCTTGATAGAGACGGCGCTATCCAACGTTTTGAATTCACCGTTGAACTTCTCTGGAAAACCCTTAGAAGAGTTTTGGAATACAACAAGTTAGAATGTTTTTCGCCAAGGGACTGTGTTAAAAAAGCTTTCCGACACGGGATAATTAAAGACGATGAAATAATTTTGGATATGTTAGAAGACAGGAACTTAAGTTCACACATATATAATGAAGAAAAGGCAAAAGAGATTTTTGAAAGAATATCTAAAATCTACATAAAATTTTTAAAGAAGATTCTCAAGGAGATTGAAAATAAGATATAAAGTGCCCCCGAAGGGGCACCATCTAATAAGTTAGATTTCTTTTTGAACTTGCTCTATCGTATAACACTCAATAACGTCGCCGACCTTAATATCGTTGAAGTTTTCAAGACCTACACCGCATTCATAACCAGCTTGAACTTCTCTCACGTCATCCTTAAATCTCTTGAGAGAAGCTATCTTACCATCGTAAATAACAACACCGTCTCTTACTAACCTTACATTCGCATTTCTCTTTATAACGCCATCTTTCACGTAACAACCAGCAACCGTTCCAACCTTCGGTACTTTAAACGTTGCTCTAACTTCAGCAGAGCCAAGATAAACTTCCTTCTCTTCAGGTGTAAGAAGACCTTGCATGGCTTTTTTAACTTCATCAACTATATCGTAAATAACTCTGTAAGTTCTAACGTCAACTTTCTCCTTCTCTACCGCCTTCCTCGCCGCAGAATCAGGTCTAACGTTAAAACCAATAACAATAGCGTTAGAAGCAGCAGCAAGCATAACATCGTTTTCTGTTATAGGACCTACACCAGCGTGAATTATGTTAACTTTCACCTCTTCGTTAGAAAGCTCTTCAAGAGATTTTCTGATAGCTTCTATAGAACCTTGAGCGTCTGCTTTTAGAACAATATTAAGCTCTTTAACCTCACCTGCCTGCATCTGAGCGAACAATTCCTCAAGAGAAACTCTCTTCTCTTTCTCAAGTGCAGATTCCCTTGCAAGCTCTTGTCTCTTTTCTGCAATCTTTCTTGCAGTTTTTTCATCTTTGACAACGTAGAACTTGTCTCCTGCAAGTGGAACCCCTTCAAGTCCTAAAACCTCAACAGGCATTGAAGGACCGGCTTCTTTAACTGGCTTACCTTTATCATCAAACATTGCTCTTACTTTACCGGCATAAAGTCCAGCAACAATTGGGTCGCCCACTCTTAACGTTCCACTTTGAACAAGAAGCGTTGCAACAGGTCCTCTTTTCTTATCCAACTTAGCTTCAAGAACTACTCCTCTTGCAGGCTTATCAGGATTAGCCTTCAATTCCATTAACTCGGCTTGAAGAGCTATCATTTCAAGAAGCTCGTCTACACCTTCACCTGTCTTAGCAGAGACAGGAACCATAACAGTATCACCGCCCCAATCCTCAGGAATAAGACCGTGCTGAGTTAACTCTTGCTTAACCCTCTCAGGATTCGCACCTGGTTTATCAATTTTATTAATGGCAACGATTATAGGAACACCTGCAGCTTTAGCGTGGTTAATTGCTTCAATTGTCTGTGGCATAACACCATCATCAGCCGCAACAACTAAAATAGCAATATCAGTAACCTGAGCTCCCCTTGCTCTCATTGCTGTAAAAGCTTCATGACCCGGCGTATCCAAAAATACAAGCGTTTTCTTTCCTTCACTCGTATCTGCTTCAACAACAGAAGCACCTATATGCTGAGTAATACCACCAGCTTCTCTCTCAGCTACCTTCGTATTCCTTATATAGTCAAGTAACGTAGTTTTTCCATGGTCAACGTGACCCATAACAGTTACAATAGGCGGTCTTGGTTTAAGGTCTTCCTCTTTATCTGGAACTTCTTCCAGTTCTTTTTCAAGTAGCGCTTCCTCTTCTTCTGCCCCTTCTAACTTAACAACCTTCCCGTACTTCTCTGCAACTTTTGAAGCAGTTTCAAAATCTATAGGCTGATTTATCGCAACAAATTTTCCTAAAGCAATCAAATCTTGCAGGAGTTGATTGGCTTCAACACCAAGTCTTTCAGCAAACTCTCTAACAGAGATAACTTCCGGAATAACAACCGTTTTAGCTTTTTCCTCTTCTTCAATTAACCTCTGAAGCTGCTCTTCTTCCGAAAGTTCCTCAAAAGGTATTTCTTCTTTTACTTCTTCTTTTTTCTTCTTCTTTCTCTTTTTCTTTTTAGCTCTATTCTTCTCTTCTATCCTTCTCATTAACTCTTCAAATTTCTTCTGGTCTTCCAACTCTTTTTGTTCTTTTTTCTTTTGAGCAAGGATATCTTCAGCAGTTTTTGGTTTTTCCTTTTCCTTCTCTCTGTGCTCCTTTGTTGAAGCCACTAACTTCTCAAGTTGTTCTCTTGTAACTTCTTCTCTCCTTTCAGGTTTTCTTTCTCTTCTTTCCTCTTTTTCTGACTTTTTAAATTTACGAGGCTTCTTCTCTCCTCTCTCATCTTTCTTAAACGGCTTCCTTCTCCTTCTTCTCCTTCTTGCTAACTCTTCAGGAGAAAGCACCCTCACTTCAGAACGTCTCTTTTCTCTCTTCTCTTCTTTAGGCTTTATCTCTTCTTCCTTTGCTTTTTCTTCATCAACAATTGTTTTCTCAGAAATCAAATCTTTCTTCTCTATCTTTCGTTCCTCAATTTCTTCAACCTTCTCTTTCTCCACAGTAACTTTCAATTCTTCTCGTTTCTTCTCTTCCTTTATTTTCTCTTCTTTTTCCGCTTTCACTTCTTCTTTTTTCTTAACGACATCAACAGGCTTAATAAACTCTTTAACCAACATAACTTGCTTTTCATCTAAAGATGAATGAACACTTTTTACCTGTATATCAAGTTCATCTCTCAACTTCTGAATCAGTTCTTTAGAAGACATACCAAGCTCTTTAGCAAGCTGGTGAACTCTTACCTTAGCCAAAACAAAACCTCCAAAAACGGTTAAAGGTTAACACAAAATATATATAGCGGGCGTATTATATCAACCTTGATAGAATTAACAGAAACTTTTAAAACAGGAGATAAAAATGAAAAAAGGCATCGCTGAAGTACCGGGAGTAAAATGTGGAGTTGGATTTGGAGGAATAAAGAAAACAATACATAAAATAAATAGACCAGACACTTTGTTAATAATTTTTGACCAACCATCTACCTTTGCAGCAGTATTCACTCAAAACGAAGTAAAAGCAGCTCCTATCAAAGTATCACAACAGATAAAGGGAAGGATTTCAGGAATAGTTGCCAACAGTGGAAATGCAAACGCATGCACAGGAAACAAAGGAATACAAGATGCCTCAACAATGATTCAATTAGCACAAAAGTATTCAAAAACAAAAGAACAATTCTTAGTAGCTTCAACAGGAGTAATAGGGGAACCTTTACCTATGGATAGAATAGAAAAAGGAATAAAAGAAGCTGCTGAGAATTTAGGTAAAGCAAAAAGTACTTTGCCGGCAGAAGCAATTATGACAACAGACACATTTCCCAAAGTGGCATTTGAAGAAGGAAACGGTTATGTAATAGGAGGAATAGCTAAAGGCGCTGGAATGATAGACCCTTCAATGGCAACTATGTTATCGTTCGTCGCTACCGATGTTCAAATATCTGAAAAGTTACTCAAAATAGCTCTACAAAAAGCAGTTGAAGTATCTTTTAACGCAATAACCGTTGATGGAGACATGAGCACAAACGATTGTGTGTTTTTAGTTGCAACCGGAAAATCAAATGTTCTAATAGACGAAAACAACTTTAATGAATTTAAAGAAAAACTTACGAACCTACTGAGATCTTTGGCTTACCAAATAGTTAAAGATGGCGAAGG
Coding sequences within it:
- a CDS encoding nucleotidyltransferase substrate binding protein — protein: MEKVEVLLYVEKLKNAVSRLEEAINRVKDDLDRDGAIQRFEFTVELLWKTLRRVLEYNKLECFSPRDCVKKAFRHGIIKDDEIILDMLEDRNLSSHIYNEEKAKEIFERISKIYIKFLKKILKEIENKI
- the argJ gene encoding bifunctional glutamate N-acetyltransferase/amino-acid acetyltransferase ArgJ, with protein sequence MKKGIAEVPGVKCGVGFGGIKKTIHKINRPDTLLIIFDQPSTFAAVFTQNEVKAAPIKVSQQIKGRISGIVANSGNANACTGNKGIQDASTMIQLAQKYSKTKEQFLVASTGVIGEPLPMDRIEKGIKEAAENLGKAKSTLPAEAIMTTDTFPKVAFEEGNGYVIGGIAKGAGMIDPSMATMLSFVATDVQISEKLLKIALQKAVEVSFNAITVDGDMSTNDCVFLVATGKSNVLIDENNFNEFKEKLTNLLRSLAYQIVKDGEGATKVARIKVKNANSKEQARKIARKIALSPLVKTALFGCDPNWGRIIAAAGAAQAGFIEEKAELKIGQYLLFKNGSKTNYNEEEVWKYMKNNEEITIELNLNQGTKEFEYLTCDFSYDYIKINAEYRT
- a CDS encoding ribonucleotide-diphosphate reductase subunit beta; translation: MKPRPIFNPEGNDDPAKRGILKGDTTNIFNLNVIKYEWAPRLYRVMMANFWIPETVDLTQDVQDYKELTEDERQAYDEIISFLVFLDSIQTSNIPNIAAYVKAPEITIDLSIHAYQEAIHSQSYGYTIESVVPPEKREQVYYWWKKDPILFERNKYIADIYQKFLEEPTMENYGEVLIGNYLLEGLYFYNGFMFFYNLASRNLMQGTADIIRYINRDELTHVILFEYFMKDLTDEGFKKYLTKDKIYEMFRIAVDQEQRFSKKVIGNNILGMNEQSIEDYTYYIANKRLKALGLEPIFPDRPNPYEHLERIADTGGEGNVKANFFEATVTSYNQASAVEGWDEI
- the mntA gene encoding type VII toxin-antitoxin system MntA family adenylyltransferase antitoxin, producing the protein MRYRIPHQEEIISTIVSSCNPEKIVLFGSRAKGTNTIHSDIDIAIYGSKLSFREKRKLKEQVNEVSGIYTVDVVFIEDVDDILRKIIEQHGVVLWKK
- the infB gene encoding translation initiation factor IF-2; translated protein: MAKVRVHQLAKELGMSSKELIQKLRDELDIQVKSVHSSLDEKQVMLVKEFIKPVDVVKKKEEVKAEKEEKIKEEKKREELKVTVEKEKVEEIEERKIEKKDLISEKTIVDEEKAKEEEIKPKEEKREKRRSEVRVLSPEELARRRRRRRKPFKKDERGEKKPRKFKKSEKEERRERKPERREEVTREQLEKLVASTKEHREKEKEKPKTAEDILAQKKKEQKELEDQKKFEELMRRIEEKNRAKKKKRKKKKKEEVKEEIPFEELSEEEQLQRLIEEEEKAKTVVIPEVISVREFAERLGVEANQLLQDLIALGKFVAINQPIDFETASKVAEKYGKVVKLEGAEEEEALLEKELEEVPDKEEDLKPRPPIVTVMGHVDHGKTTLLDYIRNTKVAEREAGGITQHIGASVVEADTSEGKKTLVFLDTPGHEAFTAMRARGAQVTDIAILVVAADDGVMPQTIEAINHAKAAGVPIIVAINKIDKPGANPERVKQELTQHGLIPEDWGGDTVMVPVSAKTGEGVDELLEMIALQAELMELKANPDKPARGVVLEAKLDKKRGPVATLLVQSGTLRVGDPIVAGLYAGKVRAMFDDKGKPVKEAGPSMPVEVLGLEGVPLAGDKFYVVKDEKTARKIAEKRQELARESALEKEKRVSLEELFAQMQAGEVKELNIVLKADAQGSIEAIRKSLEELSNEEVKVNIIHAGVGPITENDVMLAAASNAIVIGFNVRPDSAARKAVEKEKVDVRTYRVIYDIVDEVKKAMQGLLTPEEKEVYLGSAEVRATFKVPKVGTVAGCYVKDGVIKRNANVRLVRDGVVIYDGKIASLKRFKDDVREVQAGYECGVGLENFNDIKVGDVIECYTIEQVQKEI